Below is a genomic region from Patagioenas fasciata isolate bPatFas1 chromosome 5, bPatFas1.hap1, whole genome shotgun sequence.
GCCGCCTCTCTTCTCTTTGGCTGCCGGCGTTGCCACGCCCCTTCCCGCGAAGCCCTATCAGCGTTGGGAACGCCCTCCTGCTCGCTCACTCTCCTGGCTTCTATTGGCCGAAGCCGACGGCGGGGTGGGGCGGTTCTGCGAGTGGGCGGAAGCGCGGCGCCCACGTGGTTCCTGCCTTGAGCCGCCGCGGGGTCCCGGGCCGAGCCGAACCGAGCGGGGCCGAGCCGAACCGAGCGGGGCCGAGCCGAACCGAGCGGGGCCCGGCAGCCATGGACCCGCTGCGGGCCCAGCAGCTGGCCGCCGAGCTGGAGGTTGACATGATGGCCGACATGTACAACCGGTGCGGCCGGCCGGGGAGCAGCGGGAGCGGCGGCTCGGGGGGCCACGGGGGGAGCGGGGCcacgggggtgctgggggcattggggaggtGCTCGGacctgaggggctgggggcactggggtgacGCCGGGGGTGGCCGTggctggggggggcactgggggtgtcAGGGGCGCGGGAGGAcccgggggtgctggaggggtgttgggggatgctggggatttCCAGGAGGTGCCTGGAAAATGGGGCCCACTGGGGGTGCCTGAGGgtgggggacatcgggggggttctgggatggtGGTGACACCGGGATCCAGGAGGTGTTGGGGTGCCGGGTCGTGCGCCAGGGCCGGCGAGGGGCTGACGGTGCCGGTGCCGTGCAGGATGACGCAGGCGTGCCACCGAAAGTGCGTCCCCCCCCACTACAAGGATGCGGAGCTGTCGAAGGGGGAGAGCGTGTGCCTGGACCGCTGCGTGGCCAAGTACCTGGAGGTGCACGAGAGGATGGGCAAGAAGCTGACGGAGCTGTCGCTGCAGGACGAGGAGCTGCTCAAGCGCATGCAGCAGGGCACGGGCACCGCCTGAGCGCCCGGCCCCCCTCCCGCACCCCAATAAACTGGAGCCCTTGGGCCAGCTGCTTTGCTTCCCTccacccccagtgccaccctgtGGTGACGCGTTGGGCACATCGAACCCAGCGGTGCTGGCGGATGCTGCCGGGGAGCCCCCCCGGGTGTCCTCAGCTGCCGCATGCGGTGTCCTTgagggggcacccctgggtggcCCCCCTGTCCTCCGGCCAGGCCCAGCCCTTGTAATCCCCGGAttaggcagggctgggctgagcccctTGTAATCCCCTGCGAGGTGGGGACGGGGCTCTGCCCCTCCCTGTCTGCTGGCCGGGGGAGACCCCGCACAGGGACATAGCCCTGGAGCAAACAGAGAGGGACAGGGACATCCTGAGACACCCAGCCCTGGCTGGGGACAGACAGGGACACCCACggtgggacagctggggaggaactCCTGGGGACAGACACCCATGCATGGACAAGGACCATGCGGGGACACCCCGAGACACCTGGGGAGGGACCGCGGGGacagctgagcagggacagcgAGAGAGTGCTGGGCACACCCAGAGAACTGCACCAGCACAGGGACACCAACCTCATGTGAAGGACACTTACAGAGGGACACCCTTGGGTGACAcccacccaaagggacccaggccgTGGGTTGGcagcatctgtctgtctgtctgcagccgGTGGTGTGGGCTCTGTGCGTCTGCGCCTGCTGGGAAGTGGGTCAGGCTGTGCAGGGTGTGAGTGACAGCGTGAGTGGTGGCTCTGTGGCCCCCCGGCTCCCATGACACCCACTGTCCGCCTGCAGGGCCAGCAGCCCGTGAAGGCTCATGGTGCAGCGCGGCGGGGgtgtctgtccatccccatcCGTCCGTCCCGCAGCGCGGTGCACGCCTTGCTGCCCTCCAGCCGCCGGCGCAGCGGCCGTGCCGGCGCCATCAATATTTCAGCAGGAGCGGGCGCTGACCTGGAAAGGCAGCTGCCTCCCCCCCGCAGCTGCCTCCCCCCCGCAGCTGCCTCCCCCCCGCAGCAGCCGCCCCCCCTGCAGCAGCCAGGCCCCGCTCTCCCAAAATAAGacaatttttaataaataatttcccACCTTTCAGTTCCTGTTGGGGGTTTTTCCTGTTTAGGAAGAGGGGGACCCCTCTGCATCCTGCTGCCGCACCCCAGCTGCCCCCCACAGTTCCAGGGGCTCCCCCTGGGGAGGAGGGGGGCAGAGGCACCCCAGGAGCCGGGACAGCCCTGGGGGGCCGGGAGGGCTcagagctggggcaggagcagccccaggaggggcaggaggacgtggggccgggggggggcggcAGCAGCCGTGGGGGCGCAGGGTGCCCGGGGGCAGCGGGCATCCCCGGGGGGGCCGCGGGAGTCGCGGGAcggggggggcggccggggctggGGTCCCCGCAGGTCGTGGGGGGGGAGCCCGTCGCGGTAGAAGGCGGAGGGCGGTGCGGCCGGGAGGATGCCGGGGCGCCCCAGCGCTCGCCCGGGGGTGCCCATCACCGCCACCACCCCGCCGTcgccaccctcctcctcctcctcgtcctcctcgggGCAGGCGTCGAAGTCGCGGGGGCGCAGGTGGCGCAGGTCGGTGCCGCGGCGGTGCGGGGGGCTGGCGCAGGGCACGGGGGAGCTGGAGACGCGGGTGCGGCGGAACCAGCCCCAGAGCGGGCGCGCGCGGCAGTCGCAGGCCCAGGGGTTGGCGTTGAGGCGCAGGAACTGCAGCGCGGGCAGCGCGGCCAGCGGGTCCCCGGGCAGGGCCACCAGGCTGTTGTTGAACAGGTAGAGGATGGTGAGGCGCGCCAGCCCGCGGAAGGCGCGGCGGTGGATGGCGGCCAGGCGGTTGGCGTGCAGCAGCAGGCGGTCCAGGCTGGGCAGCCCGCGGAACACGCGCTCCGACAGCGCCCGGACGCGGTTCCCGTGCAGGAAGAGGTGGCTCAGGTTGGCCAGGTCGGCAAAGAGATCGTCCTGCAGCGGGGAgaaggggtggctgtggggtgcgCAGCCCCTGGGGAGCGCCCGGctctgcccgtgtccctgcacgGTGGCCGTCACCTGGAGCTCTGCCCCATGTCCTTGTCCTGCGGGCTTCACTCGCCACCCTTCCCTGGAACCCTGTTCTGTGAGCATCGCCCCATCCCGTGTCTGTGCTCCTTGGGTGTCACCCACTGCCTGGTGTCTGTGCTCCTTGGGTGTCACCACCACCCTGTGTCTGTGCTCCTTGGGTGTCACCACCACCCTGTCCTGTGTCTGTGCTCCTTGAGTGTCACCACCACCCTGTGTCTGTGCTCCTTGGGTGTCACCACCACCCTGTCCTGTGTCTGTGCTCCTTGAGTGTCACCACCACCACCTTGTCCCATGGGAATCACCCATGTCTCTGCTCCACTGGCATCATCCAAAACCCTGTCCCATGCCTATCACCAAGAGCCCCGTCCTGTGCCCCTGCCCCGCTGGTGGCACCCACACCCCTGCCCCATGGCCATCGCTCTGtcccacatccctgcatcccgCTCCGCCCCTGGCCCACGGCACCccacggggccggggcagcccccaGCAGACCTGCAGGTAGAGCAGCCCGTTCTCCTGCAGGTAGAGGTACTGGAGGCTGTGGAGGCCGCGGAAGATGGCGCTGGGCAGGCTGGCCAGCTGGCACCGGTACAGGTGCAGGGCCTGGAGGCGCCGGAGGCCGTGGAAGGTGTCGGGGGCCAGGACGCGCAGGTGGGGGTTGTCACCCAGGTCGAGCTCCTCCAGGGCGGGCAGGTGTCGGAAGGTGCCCGGCTGGATGGAGGAGATGTTGTTGGAGTAGAGCCAGAGGGTGACGGTGCTGGGCCCGAAGGTGCCCGCCCGCAGCGCCCCGATGACGTTGTTCTGCAGGAAGAGGCGGCGGGCGCCGGGCGGCAGCCCCGCGGGCACCGAGGAGAAGTTGTTGGCCTGGCAGCTGACGGTGGGCGGCGAGACGTAGCAGGTGCAGAGCGCGGGGCAGGCCGGCGTCCCCCCGGGCACCCACACCAGCGCCACCAGCAGCAGGGCCGCCAGGCGCCCGCCTGCGGGCACAGCGAGGCGTCAGCGCGGGGCGGCATCTGCGGCTCCGCCCGGCCCGCCCTGCGCGCCCCGGTCCTCCCCGCGCCCCCGGGGAGCCCCGGGAACCGCACCCCAAGGAGCCCCCAGAGCTGTGCCCACCCACACGGCCACCGTGCCCCAGGAGAACCCCAAGGCCATGACCACCCCACAGGGCCATGGCACCCTAGGAGTCCCCCAGGGCCATGACCACTCCATAGGGCCACAGTGCCCCAGGAGAACCCCAGGGCCATGACCACCCCATAGGGCCACAGTGCCCCAGGAGAACCCCAGGGCCATGACCACCCCATAGGGCCACAGTGCCCCAGGAGAACCCCAGGGCCATGACCACCCCATAGGGCCACAGTGCCCCAGGAGAACCCCAGGGCCATGACCACCCCATAGGGCCACAGTGCCCCAGGAGAACCCCAGGGCCATGACCACCCCATAGGGCCACAGTGCCCCAAGAGCCCCCCAGGGCCATGACCACCCCATAGGGCCACAGTGTCCCAAGAGCCCCCAGGGCCATGACCACTTCATAGGGCCACAGTGCCCCAGGAGAACCCCAGGGCCATGACCACCCCATAGGGCCACAGTGCCCCAGGAGAACCCCAGGGCCATGACCACCCCATAGGGCCACAGTGCCCCAAGAGCCCCCCAGGGCCATGACCACCCAAAGGGCCATGGCTCCTCAGGAACCCCTCAGGACCGTAACCCACCACATGGCCAAGGCCCTCTGGGAGCCCCCTAGGGCTGCGCTCCTCAAAGACCCCTCCCAGGGCCATGCTGCCCCACAGGATCATGCCCACCCCACAGGGCTGGGCACCCCAAAAAGCCCGTGGGACTGTGCTGCCCCggagccacactcaccccctggGGTCACAGTCCCCTGGGACTCCTATGGGTCCCTCGGCCACCCCACGGGGCAACGCTCCCCCGGGACCCCTTTCCACACCCGGGGGGGTgccgtccccccaccccccacccggGGCGGTGCCACGTGCGCGCGTGCCGCGGCCACGTGCGGGGCGGGGCACGCGTGGGCGCGGGCTGACGCTCTCCCGGTGGCacgcgccgccgccgctccgggtGTTTCAGCGCCGCCGCTTCACCCATCCCCCCCAACCCGTGTCCAATccgctccccccaccccacccccccccggcTGCAACCCGAGAGCTTCATCCATAATTCAGCCCGGCGGCCTGGCCCCACGCCCGGGGATGCGTGGATGCTCCCAGCCGCCGGTAccgggggaggggcagggggggaggCCTCCGGTGCACCGGGGGGGcctccccccctgcccctcccctgGTTCGCCACGGAAGGGGGGGACACACCCCCACCCACCCACGAAGGCGTCCGGCGCAGCTGCTCAGCGCCGCCCCCCTCCCCCGGCGCCCCGTGCCGGCGTGCGCCCCCCACCCGCGTCCCATCTGTCACTCCCCCTCGCCGCGGGCTGACTCAGTTGGGAGCTGAAGTCACCGGTTCCCGggcatctctttttttcctcctcctgtgcCAGCCCCCCCGCTCCCCATCCCTCCTATCCCCCCGCAAAGTCCTGGTACGGAACGGGCGCGCTGCTCGTGGGTACCCCACGGAGGACGCGGCACCCACCCGCGGGGTGACCTGGGCACTCGTGCAGCCCAGCAGTGCCCGCACTGTGCACCGGCTGTGGCGTGGGGCACCCCCACGCCGGGCTGGGGTCCTGGAGTGGCACCGGGTACCCCGTGGGTCGTGGGGCACTCGCACCGCGCGCTGTGTGCCCTGGGGTGGCACCGGGCATCCTGTCGGTCCCGGGGCACCCCCACGCCGGgcggtggggtcctgggatggcaCCGGGCTCCCCGTGGCCACCATTGGGTGCGCCGGCGTTGCATCCACACCCCGGGCTGTGCGCCCCAGGGGGGTATCGGGCACCCTGTGGGTCCCGGGGCACCCTCACGCCGGGCGGCAAGTCCTTGAGCTGAAACGAGCACCCCACGGGGCGCGGGGCACCCCCACGTCGGGCTGGGCTGGCACCAGGCACCCCGCGGGTCCCGGGGCGCCCCAAACCGGGCTGCGCGCCCCGGAGCTGCACCGGGCAGCCCTCTGTTCGCGAGGGGTGCACCCTGGGGTGCCCCGGGGCTGCACCCGCACGGCGGGCTGTGCGCCGTGGGGCGGCACCGGCGACCCACGCACCCGCGGGCACCCACACCCCGCGCTGCCGTGGGCAGCCCGAGAGCCCCGGGGCACCCTGAGCCGGGACCGTGCGCTCCAGGCTggtccccccgccccccggggTTCAGCCGGCCCCCGCCCGTCCCCACGCCTACCTTGGGGCAGGTCCCGAGCCGTGGGGGGCCGCATGGCGGGGCCGCCGCTCAGGCGCTGCCCGCTGCACGGGGGCTCATGGCCGGTGCCGGGGGGGCTGTTCACCCCcttcccccccgccgcgccgccgggaGCAGCAGCCGCCCCGGGGCATGGCACGGGTGGGCTGCGGGCACGGGTGGGGTGGGCTCGGCTCGGCACGGCTCTGCCCGCGGCTCCGGTGGGGCTGAGCCCTGCCCCGCGCCGCGCCTTATCCCGGGGCGGCCGCgctccgccccccgccgccggccccgccgcttaACCCTTCCCGGGCCGGCCCGCCCCGCTCCACGCGGGGGGGTCCACGGGGGACACTCGGCGGGGCTAGGGGGATGCGCTGCAGATGCCCGCTGGGGTCGCGCTGCGGGACCCGGGGGGAGACccgcactggggacgaggggctcgGTGGCGGCGGCTGTGAGCGCGAGGCACGCGGAGGTGACCTGTGACCTCCCCCTCCCCGCCACGGTCTCGGTGCTCGCCGGGGCTGTGGGGCCCGCACGGACCCGGCGGGGGCTGCCCACGGGTGGGTGCCGCGGGGCTGGGGCCGCGGG
It encodes:
- the RTN4RL2 gene encoding reticulon-4 receptor-like 2 — translated: MRPPTARDLPQGGRLAALLLVALVWVPGGTPACPALCTCYVSPPTVSCQANNFSSVPAGLPPGARRLFLQNNVIGALRAGTFGPSTVTLWLYSNNISSIQPGTFRHLPALEELDLGDNPHLRVLAPDTFHGLRRLQALHLYRCQLASLPSAIFRGLHSLQYLYLQENGLLYLQDDLFADLANLSHLFLHGNRVRALSERVFRGLPSLDRLLLHANRLAAIHRRAFRGLARLTILYLFNNSLVALPGDPLAALPALQFLRLNANPWACDCRARPLWGWFRRTRVSSSPVPCASPPHRRGTDLRHLRPRDFDACPEEDEEEEEGGDGGVVAVMGTPGRALGRPGILPAAPPSAFYRDGLPPHDLRGPQPRPPPPSRDSRGPPGDARCPRAPCAPTAAAAPPRPHVLLPLLGLLLPQL
- the TIMM10 gene encoding mitochondrial import inner membrane translocase subunit Tim10, with product MDPLRAQQLAAELEVDMMADMYNRMTQACHRKCVPPHYKDAELSKGESVCLDRCVAKYLEVHERMGKKLTELSLQDEELLKRMQQGTGTA